The proteins below come from a single Chryseobacterium sp. MA9 genomic window:
- a CDS encoding right-handed parallel beta-helix repeat-containing protein, which yields MRSLLIFLLIVNLSCAQGKFSYKDVPDAYIKKAEVTSSFNNLKATSFEVVKLLPKNYKKDGSEDYTAYIQKAINENTTVLLPNFPVLINDKGLQLKDNSTLLFDDKSQLNLKASSNQGYAMIDITGKKNVSIYNPNIIGDRSVHMGKTGEWGMGINIKDAVNVKIYNPVIKDCWGDGIYIGGNGFSNNISVIGGLIDNNRRNGISVISGDNILLQNLVVSNTNGANPKTGIDIEPNTPDNKKVNISLKSIITYNNEVSGLAFYLARLRGDSDANNVNVVIENYKDFYSKSGISYSNQKNDSKKKLMGNIVFSGIDLKYNKVPFNFLYKNSSLDNINLKVTDFKSDHKDNKGIVTDLQKFSQQKIKYNQ from the coding sequence ATGAGAAGCTTATTAATTTTTTTACTTATAGTTAATCTATCATGTGCGCAGGGGAAATTTAGTTATAAAGATGTTCCTGATGCTTATATTAAAAAAGCTGAAGTCACTTCATCTTTCAATAATTTAAAAGCAACTTCTTTTGAAGTTGTAAAACTTCTTCCCAAGAATTACAAAAAGGACGGATCAGAAGATTACACAGCATATATTCAAAAAGCAATCAATGAAAATACAACGGTTTTATTACCCAATTTTCCTGTTTTAATCAATGATAAGGGACTTCAACTCAAGGATAATTCTACTTTGTTATTTGATGATAAATCTCAATTAAATTTGAAAGCATCGAGCAACCAGGGATATGCCATGATTGATATTACAGGAAAGAAAAATGTCAGTATATATAACCCTAATATTATAGGAGACAGATCTGTTCATATGGGAAAAACAGGAGAATGGGGTATGGGAATAAATATTAAAGATGCCGTAAATGTTAAAATCTATAATCCTGTAATCAAAGACTGTTGGGGAGATGGTATCTATATAGGAGGAAATGGTTTCTCCAATAATATTTCTGTAATAGGAGGTCTTATTGATAATAACCGAAGAAACGGAATTTCTGTTATAAGCGGCGACAATATTTTGCTGCAGAATTTAGTAGTTTCAAATACGAATGGAGCTAATCCTAAAACGGGTATAGATATAGAACCTAATACTCCGGATAACAAAAAAGTAAATATTTCATTAAAATCAATTATAACATATAATAACGAGGTGAGCGGGCTTGCCTTTTATTTAGCCAGACTAAGAGGGGATAGTGACGCAAACAACGTTAATGTAGTTATTGAAAATTATAAGGATTTTTATTCCAAAAGTGGAATTTCCTATTCTAATCAGAAAAATGATTCTAAAAAGAAACTGATGGGGAATATTGTTTTTTCAGGTATTGACTTAAAATACAACAAAGTGCCTTTTAATTTCTTATATAAGAATTCATCCCTAGATAATATTAATTTGAAGGTAACTGATTTTAAATCAGATCATAAAGATAATAAAGGAATAGTAACTGATTTACAAAAATTTTCTCAACAAAAGATAAAATACAATCAATAA
- a CDS encoding glycosyltransferase family 4 protein, which translates to MEELKTKLVRITTVPLSLKILLKGQHRFMSEHFDVIGVSSPGKELDEVKKDEEIDVIAIDMSRKITPIKDIKSLWSTYRFLRKEKPQIVHTHTPKAGIVGMLAARMAGVPHRLHTVAGLPLMEVTGVKRQVLDLVEKLTYASATQVYPNSKGLSDYIIKHKYADKYKLKVIGNGSSNGIDTSFFSPEQVSEDKKTLLKKELKIEDTDFVFVFVGRLVGDKGINELIKAFSALNNQENQQRSKLLLVGPLEQELDPLYPETLNEIENNPDIVSVGFQKDVRPYFAISDALVFPSYREGFPNVVMQAGAMELPSIVSDINGCNEIIVENQNGVIVPVKDSESLREEMEKMILDKDYYQALKMNARPMIEDRFEQSVIWNAILSEYKKLIKEREFRA; encoded by the coding sequence ATGGAAGAGTTGAAAACTAAATTGGTACGAATTACAACAGTGCCGCTTTCTTTAAAAATTCTACTGAAAGGGCAGCATCGGTTTATGTCAGAACATTTTGATGTAATAGGAGTTTCATCACCCGGTAAGGAGCTTGATGAAGTGAAAAAGGATGAAGAAATAGACGTAATAGCGATTGATATGTCTCGTAAGATTACCCCCATTAAAGATATCAAATCTTTATGGAGTACTTATCGATTTTTAAGAAAAGAGAAACCACAAATTGTTCATACCCATACTCCTAAAGCTGGTATTGTAGGTATGTTGGCAGCAAGAATGGCAGGGGTTCCCCATAGACTGCATACGGTAGCAGGATTACCATTGATGGAAGTAACAGGGGTGAAACGTCAGGTTTTAGATCTTGTTGAAAAATTAACCTATGCTTCCGCAACGCAGGTGTACCCAAACTCAAAAGGGCTGTCTGATTATATCATCAAGCACAAATATGCAGACAAATACAAGCTGAAAGTAATCGGAAATGGTTCATCAAACGGAATTGATACTTCATTTTTTTCACCCGAACAAGTTTCAGAAGATAAGAAAACGCTTCTAAAAAAAGAATTAAAAATAGAAGACACAGATTTCGTTTTTGTGTTTGTAGGACGTTTGGTGGGAGACAAAGGAATTAATGAACTGATAAAAGCATTTTCTGCTTTAAATAACCAAGAAAATCAGCAGCGTTCAAAATTATTATTGGTAGGGCCTCTGGAACAAGAGCTGGATCCTCTATATCCGGAAACATTAAATGAAATTGAAAATAACCCGGATATTGTCTCCGTAGGTTTTCAGAAAGATGTCCGTCCTTATTTTGCGATTTCTGATGCACTGGTTTTCCCTAGTTATCGTGAGGGTTTCCCGAATGTGGTGATGCAGGCTGGAGCAATGGAATTGCCAAGTATAGTTTCTGATATTAATGGATGCAACGAAATCATTGTAGAAAATCAGAATGGAGTAATTGTTCCTGTAAAAGACAGTGAAAGTCTTAGAGAAGAAATGGAGAAAATGATCTTAGACAAAGATTATTACCAGGCATTAAAAATGAATGCACGACCGATGATTGAAGATAGATTCGAGCAGTCTGTGATCTGGAATGCCATATTAAGCGAATATAAAAAACTGATTAAAGAAAGGGAGTTTCGTGCATAG
- a CDS encoding glycosyltransferase, with amino-acid sequence MKVYHIINSLRFGGAERLVVDLCAELSERGSDEIHLLLLDDIDTSLKKEVESNGKIKIEVIPSKSLYDIRIPFFINRVVADADIIHLHLFPTLYWGVLYKLFFSGKQKVVFTEHSTENNRRSKWYLKRIEKFIYSKLNSIICISESTEKNLIQHLGSEFKAKMKVINNGVNLSRFYNSKAYSRTAYNLSDEDFLLIQVASFRAAKDQPTLIRALALLPSYVKTMFVGDGPELENCKELVKNNGLESRAFFLGNQANIAELIKMSDVVVVSSHYEGFGIVAVEGMACNKPVVASNVPGLSEVVSEYGILFDRGKEEDLADIIKKLHSNSSFYNTTAEKCFSRSTNFSIEEIAKYYREIYYTL; translated from the coding sequence ATGAAAGTATATCATATCATAAATAGTTTAAGGTTTGGCGGTGCTGAAAGATTAGTAGTTGACCTTTGCGCAGAATTATCTGAAAGAGGGTCAGACGAAATACATTTGCTATTATTAGACGATATTGATACTTCTCTAAAAAAAGAAGTAGAAAGTAACGGAAAAATAAAAATTGAAGTAATTCCTTCAAAAAGCCTATATGACATTAGGATACCTTTTTTTATCAATAGAGTAGTGGCAGATGCAGATATTATTCATTTGCATTTATTTCCAACATTATATTGGGGGGTATTGTACAAGCTCTTCTTTTCCGGAAAACAGAAAGTAGTATTTACTGAACATAGTACCGAAAATAACAGAAGATCTAAGTGGTATTTAAAAAGGATAGAAAAATTTATTTACTCCAAATTAAATTCTATTATCTGTATTTCAGAATCCACAGAAAAAAATCTTATTCAGCATTTAGGATCTGAATTTAAAGCAAAGATGAAGGTCATAAATAATGGAGTCAACCTGAGTAGGTTTTATAATTCAAAAGCCTATTCCCGGACTGCGTATAATTTATCTGACGAAGATTTCTTATTAATTCAGGTAGCAAGTTTCAGAGCTGCAAAAGACCAGCCTACCCTGATCAGAGCACTAGCATTGTTACCTTCTTATGTAAAAACGATGTTCGTAGGAGATGGGCCGGAATTAGAAAACTGTAAAGAACTCGTGAAAAACAATGGATTGGAAAGTAGAGCCTTTTTTTTAGGTAATCAGGCCAATATCGCCGAACTTATCAAAATGAGCGATGTAGTAGTTGTATCATCACATTATGAAGGGTTTGGTATCGTAGCAGTAGAAGGTATGGCTTGTAATAAGCCTGTGGTTGCCTCCAATGTACCGGGTCTTTCAGAAGTCGTTTCAGAGTATGGAATATTATTTGATAGAGGAAAAGAGGAGGATTTAGCTGATATAATTAAAAAATTACACTCAAATTCATCTTTTTATAACACAACTGCCGAAAAATGTTTTTCCAGATCAACAAATTTCTCTATTGAAGAAATTGCCAAATATTATCGTGAAATATATTATACATTATGA